The following are encoded together in the Proteiniphilum saccharofermentans genome:
- a CDS encoding TonB-dependent receptor — MKLITLFLAIGISISYAGNSYSQATTLSLKLKNRTVREVFTEIEKHSEYIFLYNRDTLDPERVVSINVKEETISEVLDKLFAGTDNIYKVSDRQVYISKAPKQENFTKEIQQQKRQVSGKVTDENGEPVIGANIMEKGTTNGTVTDIDGNFTLEVDENSSLQISYIGYLSVNINTSGKNKIDVTLQEDLKGLEEVVVVGYGTQKKANLTGSVVSVDLQEISKRKVGQTSMALQGIVPGLTVTQSSGQPGADGGTLRIRGITTLGENNPLILVDGVEMGINNIDPAMIESISVLKDAASAAIYGTRAANGVILITTKRAQADKFIVTYNGYMGFQQPTTLPKKVNAIDHMEMLSIAQKNAGTNPTFDDAYIQNYKNNMHIDPDAYPNVDWFNEVLTESGFSHNHFLTLSGGSNRIRTIVNIGYYDQNGIIPNTKYNRYTLRVNMDMDVSRKIATQIDAHLAMGKRKEPNQGVGSIVHYSFRTPAIFPMQFSNGDWGYAYNGLNARAMAIDGGLKHTENPSATLNLGLTYKPADWLVFQGNYNPNYYALFTSAFNKAITTFYSDGSQAFTQPTNSELTEKTDMGLTHLLTATGTASKSFHQNNFKLLLGYQQESTRVKWHSGYREGFQFPQYTVLNAGSEEIQKANGSESEIALRSYFGRLNYDYAGKYLLEANMRYDGTSRFAKANRWGFFPSFSAGWRVSEEDFWQTLVQTISNFKVRASWGELGNQNVGGYYPSYQTISMDFPYVSNNTVIDGAGISTLVNEELIWETTRMTGVGVDLGFGNKLDVVADYYYRKTHDILLRLDIPPTIGFGAPYQNAGVMENKGWDVSVTYRDNAGPFNYKMSFNLSDVQNKILDLKGQDQTSLIANREGHPFRSFYGFEADGYIQDSDYDTEGKYKHATQFAGFGRGDIKYKDQLTVDTDGDGIPDSGDGIINDADKVVIGSSIPRFTYGLNFYGEYKGFDLSFLIQGIGKLKGYLGGQAIQPFYVGGTALEMHKDYWTPENTEASFPRLYFNGTNNTQYSSFWLKDASYMRLKNLQIGYTLPQHFSKKMSINNIRVYANGDNLLTFDNFWDGYDVENTNNVTSAAYYPMVKNFTFGVEISF; from the coding sequence ATGAAGTTAATCACACTGTTCCTTGCCATAGGAATAAGTATCAGTTACGCCGGCAATAGCTATTCACAGGCTACAACCCTCAGTCTGAAGCTAAAGAACAGAACTGTTCGGGAAGTTTTTACAGAGATAGAGAAACACAGTGAATATATATTCCTGTACAATAGGGACACGTTGGATCCGGAACGGGTAGTATCAATCAATGTGAAGGAAGAAACCATTAGTGAGGTGCTGGATAAATTGTTTGCCGGAACCGATAACATTTACAAAGTATCCGACAGGCAGGTTTATATTTCAAAAGCGCCGAAACAAGAAAATTTCACGAAAGAGATCCAGCAGCAGAAGAGGCAGGTCTCAGGAAAAGTGACGGATGAGAACGGTGAGCCGGTAATAGGAGCCAATATCATGGAGAAGGGTACAACCAATGGTACAGTCACGGATATTGACGGAAATTTCACCTTAGAGGTTGATGAAAATTCTTCGCTGCAAATATCATATATCGGTTATTTATCGGTGAATATAAATACCTCAGGAAAGAATAAAATTGACGTAACACTGCAAGAGGATCTGAAAGGATTGGAAGAAGTGGTAGTGGTTGGTTATGGAACACAAAAGAAAGCGAACCTCACCGGTTCTGTGGTGAGTGTGGACCTACAGGAAATATCTAAACGTAAGGTCGGCCAAACATCAATGGCCTTACAAGGAATTGTACCGGGACTAACCGTCACACAATCTTCAGGACAACCGGGGGCCGATGGAGGAACTCTCAGGATCCGGGGGATTACGACGTTGGGAGAAAACAATCCGCTGATATTGGTAGACGGGGTAGAAATGGGTATTAACAACATTGATCCAGCAATGATTGAATCTATCTCAGTACTGAAGGACGCAGCATCGGCCGCCATTTATGGGACAAGGGCTGCAAACGGTGTAATTCTCATCACCACTAAAAGGGCACAGGCAGACAAATTTATTGTTACTTATAATGGATATATGGGATTTCAGCAGCCCACAACTTTGCCAAAGAAAGTAAATGCGATCGATCATATGGAAATGCTTTCAATTGCACAGAAAAATGCCGGCACCAACCCCACATTCGATGATGCATACATCCAAAACTACAAGAATAATATGCACATTGATCCGGATGCCTATCCCAATGTGGATTGGTTTAATGAGGTTTTAACGGAATCAGGATTTTCTCACAATCATTTTCTGACCCTCAGTGGAGGATCCAATCGCATAAGGACAATTGTCAATATCGGGTATTATGATCAAAATGGGATTATACCCAATACAAAATATAACCGATATACATTACGCGTGAATATGGATATGGATGTATCACGTAAGATAGCAACACAAATCGACGCACATCTTGCCATGGGTAAACGAAAAGAGCCCAATCAGGGTGTAGGATCCATCGTCCATTATTCATTCCGCACCCCGGCAATTTTTCCAATGCAATTTTCAAACGGGGACTGGGGATACGCATATAACGGATTAAATGCCAGGGCAATGGCAATAGATGGAGGATTAAAGCATACTGAGAATCCATCTGCGACACTAAATCTGGGACTCACCTATAAGCCTGCAGACTGGTTGGTATTCCAAGGTAATTACAATCCTAATTACTATGCATTATTTACATCTGCATTCAACAAAGCCATAACTACTTTTTACTCTGACGGCTCACAGGCATTTACTCAACCAACCAACTCCGAACTGACAGAAAAAACCGATATGGGGCTGACTCATCTTCTTACTGCAACCGGAACAGCATCGAAAAGTTTTCACCAAAACAATTTCAAGCTTTTATTGGGTTATCAACAGGAGAGTACCAGAGTCAAATGGCATTCCGGTTATAGGGAAGGATTTCAGTTTCCTCAATATACTGTATTGAATGCCGGAAGTGAAGAAATTCAGAAAGCAAACGGATCTGAAAGCGAAATTGCACTTCGCTCTTACTTCGGACGCCTGAACTACGATTACGCAGGCAAATACTTGTTGGAAGCTAATATGCGATATGATGGTACTTCCCGCTTTGCAAAAGCAAACCGATGGGGGTTCTTCCCTTCATTTTCTGCAGGATGGAGGGTCTCAGAAGAGGATTTTTGGCAAACTCTCGTTCAAACCATCAGTAACTTTAAGGTGAGAGCATCGTGGGGCGAACTTGGCAATCAAAACGTAGGAGGGTATTATCCTTCTTATCAGACGATCTCCATGGATTTTCCCTATGTAAGCAATAATACAGTGATTGACGGCGCAGGAATCTCTACCCTTGTAAATGAAGAATTAATTTGGGAGACAACCAGAATGACAGGTGTAGGAGTGGACCTTGGCTTTGGGAATAAATTGGATGTAGTTGCTGACTATTATTACAGGAAAACCCATGATATCCTTCTCAGGCTCGATATTCCCCCTACGATTGGATTCGGTGCACCTTACCAAAATGCAGGCGTAATGGAAAACAAAGGATGGGATGTCTCTGTAACGTATCGGGATAATGCAGGCCCATTTAATTACAAAATGAGTTTCAACCTTTCAGACGTGCAAAATAAAATTCTCGATTTAAAGGGACAGGATCAAACCTCGCTTATTGCTAACAGAGAAGGCCATCCATTTAGATCTTTTTACGGGTTTGAGGCTGATGGTTATATCCAGGACTCTGATTATGATACTGAAGGCAAATATAAACACGCGACTCAATTTGCCGGATTTGGCAGAGGAGATATAAAATATAAAGATCAACTCACCGTAGATACTGATGGAGATGGTATTCCTGATTCGGGAGACGGCATCATCAATGATGCAGATAAGGTAGTCATCGGAAGTTCTATACCACGTTTTACCTACGGATTGAATTTTTACGGTGAATACAAAGGTTTTGACCTCAGCTTTCTTATCCAGGGTATTGGAAAACTCAAAGGCTATCTCGGCGGTCAGGCCATCCAGCCATTCTATGTAGGAGGAACCGCATTGGAAATGCACAAGGATTACTGGACACCAGAGAATACTGAAGCCAGCTTTCCCAGATTATATTTTAACGGAACCAATAATACGCAATACTCTTCATTCTGGCTGAAAGATGCCTCATACATGAGACTTAAAAATCTCCAGATCGGATATACTCTGCCACAGCATTTTTCAAAGAAAATGTCAATAAATAATATCAGAGTATACGCGAATGG
- a CDS encoding FecR family protein has protein sequence MRKNKYQGYRAIDFLKDEDFLRWNFFKEEDDNAYWKNVMEKNPELNSSIEKAISLYSTQIRLNHYSLAPEAIETHHNVFYQRIHQHKRRRKLYTWLSFAAASFLLLFAVTQIYQHSEKQESGLLEFVEANPLSADSSSEDIQLFVSSEKIIRIEEKEPSISYNPDSIQITGKSVAEVNTPEYNQLIIPKGKRSRLTLSDGTTLHVNSGSKVVYPNRFTGNIREIYVNGEAFLDVATDPDRPFIVKTNDIEIRVLGTKFNVMAYEEDHETQVVLATGAVQIASGKNRSKTELTPSLMYQYKDGQTSVTKIEVEKYISWIHGILYAEDERLDILMTKLSRYYGEEIIYDENIVNQRCSGKVDLKNDLGEVLNGLTFSFPIEIEHENGIYKVRIK, from the coding sequence ATGCGGAAGAATAAATATCAGGGATACAGGGCTATCGACTTTCTTAAAGATGAAGACTTCCTAAGGTGGAATTTCTTCAAAGAAGAGGATGATAATGCCTATTGGAAAAATGTGATGGAAAAAAATCCGGAACTAAATTCTTCAATAGAGAAAGCCATCTCTTTATACAGTACCCAAATCCGGCTGAATCATTATTCCCTTGCACCCGAGGCAATAGAAACTCATCACAACGTTTTTTATCAACGCATACATCAGCACAAAAGACGGCGGAAACTATATACATGGCTTTCTTTTGCTGCGGCTTCGTTCCTGCTCTTGTTTGCCGTTACCCAAATCTATCAACATTCTGAGAAACAGGAATCCGGATTGTTGGAATTCGTGGAAGCCAATCCGCTTTCAGCAGACTCATCTTCGGAGGACATTCAACTTTTTGTTTCCTCCGAAAAGATAATCAGGATAGAAGAAAAAGAACCTTCGATTTCTTACAATCCCGACAGCATCCAGATAACGGGAAAATCAGTAGCAGAAGTGAACACGCCGGAGTATAACCAACTCATTATTCCCAAAGGAAAAAGATCACGGTTAACTTTATCCGACGGGACAACATTACATGTAAATTCCGGCTCAAAAGTCGTTTACCCTAACCGGTTCACAGGAAATATACGCGAAATATACGTAAACGGAGAAGCGTTTCTCGATGTGGCAACTGATCCCGATAGACCATTTATAGTAAAAACAAATGATATAGAAATCAGGGTGTTGGGTACAAAATTCAATGTGATGGCCTATGAAGAAGACCATGAGACACAGGTTGTACTCGCTACGGGAGCGGTACAGATAGCATCCGGCAAAAACAGGTCAAAGACGGAGCTGACACCTTCACTGATGTATCAATATAAAGACGGACAAACATCGGTAACAAAAATTGAAGTGGAGAAATACATTTCATGGATCCATGGAATTCTTTACGCTGAAGACGAGAGGCTTGATATCTTGATGACCAAGCTATCCCGTTACTATGGAGAAGAGATCATTTACGATGAAAATATTGTCAATCAGCGGTGTTCAGGGAAAGTTGATTTGAAGAATGACCTGGGGGAAGTGCTTAACGGCCTAACCTTCTCTTTCCCGATAGAAATTGAGCATGAAAATGGAATATATAAGGTAAGAATCAAATAG
- a CDS encoding carboxypeptidase-like regulatory domain-containing protein encodes MNNLFRLILFFCLLSTSSLLSGNAAQPDSTYLIRGRVLGGDTNEPLVNASVSVQQVNVSSVTNQDGYFSIRVPASTKNSQLLIRYLGYENRNIPIITLIDNPNNHITLKPSPIELSEVVVVSGDGKELIKEALQRIPQNYPDNPHMMVAFYRESVKKGSNYISLVETVLDIYKATYSSYSNDQAKIYIGRKATDISPRDTVLLKFQGGISDALMLDIAKNPEIVFGTDASEYQFHIEGLININDKPHYVISFAPHPGIKEILFRGNIYLDAASLAFARMEFNMNVEDRKDAANIFIRRKPSKMRVDVNKAQYVVDFTESDGKWFFNYSSTEVSFRVRWTNRFFGLFATTYTISSEMAITDRYDNNVVKFPRNERIRSTDVIAEKVEHFLDPDFWGEYNVIEPNQEIMDAVKRLSGKLRRRAD; translated from the coding sequence ATGAACAATTTATTCCGTCTGATTCTATTTTTCTGCCTCTTATCAACTTCGAGTCTGCTCTCCGGGAATGCAGCACAGCCGGATTCCACCTATCTGATTAGAGGCAGGGTGCTTGGGGGAGATACCAACGAGCCACTGGTCAATGCAAGTGTTTCGGTTCAACAGGTGAATGTATCAAGCGTTACCAATCAGGATGGATATTTTTCCATTCGTGTCCCGGCCTCTACAAAAAATTCACAACTGCTTATCCGATATTTGGGATATGAAAACCGGAATATCCCGATAATTACACTGATCGATAATCCAAACAACCATATCACTTTAAAGCCTTCTCCCATTGAATTGAGTGAGGTCGTCGTGGTATCGGGCGACGGTAAAGAGTTAATAAAAGAGGCATTGCAACGCATTCCGCAGAATTATCCCGATAATCCTCATATGATGGTTGCCTTCTATCGTGAGTCAGTTAAGAAGGGATCGAATTATATCTCGCTGGTAGAGACGGTATTGGATATATATAAAGCTACCTATAGTTCATATAGTAATGATCAGGCCAAGATATATATTGGACGTAAGGCTACTGATATTTCCCCCCGGGACACTGTGCTCTTAAAGTTTCAGGGAGGTATTAGCGACGCACTGATGTTGGACATTGCCAAAAATCCGGAAATCGTTTTCGGGACAGATGCATCGGAATATCAATTTCATATCGAAGGACTCATTAATATTAACGACAAACCGCACTATGTCATTTCATTTGCCCCTCATCCGGGAATAAAAGAGATCCTGTTCAGGGGAAATATTTATTTGGATGCGGCATCTTTGGCTTTTGCCCGTATGGAATTCAATATGAATGTGGAAGACCGAAAAGATGCAGCCAATATCTTTATCAGACGAAAACCATCCAAGATGAGGGTGGACGTAAACAAGGCGCAGTATGTAGTGGATTTTACCGAGAGTGACGGAAAATGGTTCTTTAATTATAGTAGTACCGAAGTTTCATTCCGTGTGAGATGGACAAACCGATTCTTCGGCCTGTTTGCCACCACTTATACAATTAGCTCGGAAATGGCTATTACCGACAGATATGACAACAATGTAGTGAAATTTCCTCGTAACGAGAGGATCAGGTCCACTGATGTGATTGCAGAAAAGGTAGAACACTTCCTCGATCCGGATTTCTGGGGAGAATATAACGTAATTGAACCGAATCAGGAAATAATGGATGCCGTGAAACGATTGAGTGGAAAATTACGGAGGAGAGCGGATTAA
- the nadB gene encoding L-aspartate oxidase produces MVYRYDFLVIGSGIAGMSYALKVAKHGRVAIAAKNSLEDANTYYAQGGIASVTNPWDNFEKHIADTLDAGAGLCDVEVVEKVVREAPDQIRELIRWGVDFDKDDKGNFDLHREGGHSEFRILHHKDNTGAEIQDSLIETIRKHPNIDVFDHHFAIEALTQHHLGQVVTRHTSGIECYGAYILNQETNEIDTFLARVTMMATGGIGCIYQTTTNPLVATGDGIAMVARAKGEIKGMEFVQFHPTALYHPGARPSFLITEAIRGYGGVLKTLDGEEFMRKYDKRGSLAPRDIVARAIDTEMKEKGFEHLFLDVTHKEPEETRKHFPTIYEKCLSYGIDITKDMIPVAPAAHYLCGGIKVNMDGETSISRLYANGECACTGLHGANRLASNSLIEAVVFADAAAKHSIPLFRQYPFREDIPSWNAEGVTSPEEMVLITQSYREVGQIMSSYVGIVRSDLRLQRALSRLNILFRETEDLFQRSVVSRDICELRNIIKVGYMVIKQAMARKESRGLHYTVDYPGQNPDSVL; encoded by the coding sequence ATGGTTTATAGATATGATTTTCTGGTGATCGGCTCGGGTATTGCCGGAATGAGTTATGCACTGAAGGTGGCAAAACATGGAAGAGTAGCTATTGCGGCAAAGAATTCCCTTGAAGATGCCAATACATATTATGCCCAAGGGGGAATTGCCTCCGTAACCAATCCGTGGGATAATTTCGAGAAGCATATAGCCGATACGTTGGATGCCGGAGCAGGTCTTTGCGACGTGGAGGTGGTGGAAAAGGTGGTGCGTGAAGCCCCCGATCAAATCAGGGAACTGATAAGGTGGGGAGTCGATTTTGATAAAGATGACAAAGGTAATTTTGATCTCCATCGGGAAGGGGGACATTCTGAATTTCGTATTTTACATCATAAGGATAATACCGGGGCAGAAATACAGGACAGCCTGATCGAGACCATCCGGAAGCATCCGAATATCGACGTGTTCGATCACCATTTTGCCATAGAGGCACTTACGCAGCATCATTTGGGACAGGTTGTTACAAGACACACCTCTGGTATTGAATGTTATGGGGCTTACATCCTCAATCAGGAAACTAACGAGATTGATACATTTCTTGCCCGGGTTACCATGATGGCTACAGGTGGAATCGGTTGTATTTATCAGACCACCACTAACCCGCTGGTCGCCACAGGCGATGGCATTGCGATGGTAGCACGTGCCAAAGGCGAGATCAAGGGGATGGAGTTTGTGCAATTTCATCCTACTGCATTGTATCATCCCGGTGCCCGCCCTTCATTTCTTATTACTGAAGCGATACGTGGTTACGGAGGTGTATTGAAGACGCTTGATGGTGAGGAGTTTATGCGTAAATATGATAAACGCGGATCACTTGCTCCCCGCGATATAGTTGCCCGCGCTATCGATACCGAGATGAAAGAGAAAGGTTTTGAGCACCTTTTTCTGGATGTAACCCATAAAGAGCCTGAAGAGACCCGGAAACATTTTCCTACCATTTATGAAAAATGTCTTTCCTACGGGATTGACATTACTAAAGATATGATCCCTGTGGCTCCTGCGGCTCACTATTTGTGTGGAGGGATTAAAGTGAATATGGATGGGGAGACGAGTATCAGTCGCCTTTATGCTAACGGAGAGTGTGCCTGTACAGGACTTCATGGGGCTAACCGGCTGGCATCTAATTCCCTGATTGAAGCGGTAGTTTTCGCCGATGCTGCGGCAAAACATTCTATTCCGCTCTTCAGGCAGTACCCGTTCCGCGAAGATATTCCCTCCTGGAATGCCGAAGGGGTGACCTCTCCCGAGGAGATGGTGTTGATTACGCAGAGTTACAGGGAAGTAGGACAGATCATGTCGTCTTATGTAGGCATTGTTCGTTCAGATTTGCGTTTGCAAAGAGCGCTTAGCCGGTTGAATATCTTGTTCCGGGAAACTGAGGATCTCTTCCAGCGTTCTGTGGTATCGCGTGATATTTGTGAATTGAGGAATATCATCAAGGTGGGATATATGGTTATTAAGCAGGCTATGGCACGAAAAGAGAGCAGAGGATTACATTATACCGTTGATTATCCCGGCCAGAATCCCGATTCGGTACTTTAA
- the rpsO gene encoding 30S ribosomal protein S15, whose protein sequence is MYLDSAKKKEIFAKYGKSNTDTGSSEAQIALFSYRISHLTEHLKSNKKDYSTERALKILVGKRRRLLDYLIDTDIERYRSIIKELGIRK, encoded by the coding sequence ATGTATTTAGATTCTGCTAAAAAGAAGGAAATCTTCGCCAAATACGGGAAGTCCAACACTGATACTGGCTCATCAGAAGCGCAGATAGCATTGTTTTCCTACCGTATTTCGCATTTGACTGAGCATCTCAAGTCAAACAAAAAAGATTATAGCACAGAAAGAGCATTGAAAATTTTAGTCGGTAAACGTCGTCGTTTACTCGATTATCTGATCGACACAGATATCGAAAGATATCGTTCCATTATCAAGGAACTGGGGATCAGAAAATAA
- a CDS encoding RNA polymerase sigma factor yields MNVASEEVSNIFVKLQKGDEEAFSFFYKFFINDMYAYGKSLGVEDDYVMDAIQDVFLKIFFNKPRFNSVAHFKFFLLKSLKNKLYDFFRYKPFSNTTDIQHDAFNFSIKTTILDEIIEDEDRVVIQQKIEKLLNSLSPLQKEAVYLRYIQELEYAQISEMMGRNETSIRKLVSQAINKIRKENATLPSIIFIILLFKGF; encoded by the coding sequence ATGAATGTGGCATCCGAAGAAGTATCAAATATTTTCGTAAAACTACAAAAGGGAGATGAAGAAGCATTTTCTTTCTTTTACAAATTCTTTATCAACGACATGTATGCCTATGGCAAGAGTCTGGGTGTAGAAGACGATTATGTAATGGACGCCATACAGGATGTATTTCTGAAAATTTTTTTTAACAAACCACGATTTAACTCTGTAGCGCATTTTAAGTTTTTTCTTCTGAAATCCCTGAAAAATAAGTTATATGATTTTTTCAGATACAAACCTTTCTCCAATACAACGGATATTCAGCATGATGCTTTTAATTTTTCCATCAAGACTACTATTCTTGATGAAATTATTGAGGATGAAGACCGGGTGGTGATACAACAGAAAATAGAGAAATTATTGAACAGCCTCTCTCCTCTGCAGAAAGAAGCTGTGTACTTACGATATATTCAGGAACTGGAATATGCCCAAATCTCCGAAATGATGGGGAGGAATGAGACTTCGATCCGGAAACTCGTATCCCAGGCAATCAATAAAATCAGAAAAGAAAATGCCACTTTACCTTCAATCATATTTATCATATTGTTATTCAAAGGATTTTAA
- a CDS encoding transposase — protein MRPDRETGGILPAKGLSRQTAQNQVSRRGTGQDFVFITNNMDLTAVEIALLYKKRWMVELFFKWIKQHLKVKSFWGTTINAVKIQLYCAIIAYCLVASIGYELKVERPIYEILQILSISLLDKTPIREILTNCDYKNVKELDYKQLKINWI, from the coding sequence ATGCGACCAGATCGGGAAACTGGAGGGATTCTACCAGCAAAAGGACTATCCCGGCAAACTGCGCAGAATCAAGTATCACGACGTGGAACTGGGCAGGACTTCGTTTTTATAACCAATAACATGGACTTGACGGCCGTCGAGATAGCGCTACTGTATAAAAAACGCTGGATGGTTGAGTTGTTCTTCAAATGGATAAAACAACACCTGAAAGTAAAAAGCTTCTGGGGAACGACCATCAACGCCGTTAAAATCCAATTATATTGTGCTATCATCGCTTACTGTCTGGTAGCCTCGATTGGTTACGAATTGAAAGTTGAGCGTCCAATCTACGAAATTCTGCAAATACTCAGCATCTCCCTACTGGACAAAACTCCTATAAGAGAGATACTTACGAATTGCGATTACAAAAATGTCAAAGAGCTCGATTATAAACAATTAAAAATCAACTGGATCTAA
- the folP gene encoding dihydropteroate synthase — translation MKTININGQLLDFSTPRVMGIVNVTPDSFFSGSRTEAANEIIKRCAQILREGGTMIDVGAQSTSPASRFLDAKEEAGRLMPALKLIRDEFPDTILSVDTFYADVAKEAVEKYGVNIINDISGGQIDEQMFPVVAQLNVPYILMHMRGTPQTMQQFIHYDNFIQDILYYFSERKAKLNQIGVNDVIIDPGFGFSKTVSQNYELMAYLKYFHIFEEPILVGISRKSMIYKLLGITPEESLNGTSVLNAVALLSGAGILRVHDVKEAVECVKIIENVQFYS, via the coding sequence ATGAAGACAATTAATATAAACGGTCAACTGCTTGATTTTTCCACACCCCGTGTGATGGGTATTGTGAATGTCACTCCCGATTCCTTCTTTTCAGGTAGCAGGACAGAAGCTGCCAACGAGATTATAAAGAGGTGTGCCCAAATACTCAGGGAAGGAGGGACGATGATTGACGTAGGTGCCCAATCCACTTCACCTGCATCCCGTTTTCTCGATGCAAAGGAGGAAGCCGGACGGCTGATGCCTGCGCTGAAGTTGATCCGTGATGAATTTCCCGATACGATCCTTTCGGTCGATACATTTTATGCAGATGTGGCGAAAGAGGCTGTAGAAAAGTATGGAGTGAACATCATCAACGATATTTCGGGAGGGCAGATAGATGAGCAGATGTTTCCGGTTGTGGCTCAGCTGAATGTCCCTTATATTCTGATGCATATGCGTGGTACACCGCAGACAATGCAACAGTTCATCCACTATGATAATTTTATTCAGGATATCCTTTACTATTTCTCTGAACGCAAGGCAAAATTGAATCAGATCGGGGTAAATGATGTGATCATAGATCCCGGTTTCGGATTCAGTAAAACGGTATCTCAAAATTACGAATTGATGGCTTATCTGAAATATTTTCATATCTTTGAGGAACCTATACTGGTAGGAATATCGCGAAAATCGATGATCTACAAGCTGCTTGGGATCACACCGGAAGAAAGCCTTAACGGCACATCTGTTCTCAATGCGGTGGCATTGCTTTCCGGAGCCGGCATCCTGCGGGTGCATGATGTGAAAGAGGCTGTAGAGTGTGTGAAAATCATCGAAAACGTTCAATTTTATTCATAA
- a CDS encoding IS4 family transposase produces MNQGKYIFAQLTEFLPRRVFDHIVSRHDGNKKVRSFTCWNQMLCMIFGQLTARDSMRDLMLSLEAHQSKYYHLGLGASVTRTNLGKANRNRSYKIFEDFAYVMMDKARQSHYREDFEVKVDGNVYAFDSSTIDLCLSVFWWAEFRKHKGGIKLHTLYDLKTSIPTFVLITSAKVNDMNAMDYLHYESGSFYIFDRGYVDFDRLYRVNESEAWFVTRAKKNFKFRRMYSREVDKSTGVQCDQIGKLEGFYQQKDYPGKLRRIKYHDVELGRTSFL; encoded by the coding sequence ATGAATCAAGGCAAATATATTTTCGCACAGCTTACAGAATTTCTACCACGTAGGGTGTTTGACCATATCGTATCCAGGCACGATGGAAACAAGAAAGTCCGAAGTTTCACCTGCTGGAACCAGATGCTATGCATGATCTTTGGACAATTGACAGCCCGTGACAGTATGCGGGACTTGATGTTGAGCTTGGAAGCCCATCAATCCAAATATTACCATTTGGGACTGGGGGCAAGCGTAACCCGGACAAATCTGGGCAAAGCCAATCGTAACCGTAGCTATAAAATCTTTGAGGATTTTGCCTATGTGATGATGGACAAGGCCCGTCAAAGTCATTACAGGGAGGACTTTGAAGTCAAGGTGGACGGGAACGTCTATGCCTTTGACTCCTCCACCATCGACCTGTGCCTGAGTGTCTTCTGGTGGGCGGAGTTCCGCAAGCACAAGGGAGGCATCAAGTTGCATACATTGTATGACCTGAAGACTTCCATTCCGACTTTCGTGTTGATCACCAGCGCAAAGGTCAATGATATGAACGCGATGGATTATCTTCATTATGAATCCGGGAGCTTTTATATCTTCGACCGCGGATACGTGGACTTTGACAGGTTGTACCGGGTGAATGAATCCGAAGCCTGGTTTGTCACGCGGGCCAAGAAGAACTTCAAGTTCCGCAGGATGTATTCCCGGGAAGTTGACAAGTCGACGGGCGTGCAATGCGACCAGATCGGGAAACTGGAGGGATTCTACCAGCAAAAGGACTATCCCGGCAAACTGCGCAGAATCAAGTATCACGACGTGGAACTGGGCAGGACTTCGTTTTTATAA